CTTCAGCAACCTGATTAGCAACGCCATCAAGTACAATGATAAACCTGAGAAATGGGTCGAAATAGGTTTTATTGAAGGGAATGGAGAAAGAAAAGTTGCTTCTACTTCTCTAACTTTCTACGTGCGTGATAACGGCATTGGCATCTCTCAAGAGCATCTCGACAAAATCTTTGAAATCTTCCGCCGCTTACATGGACGGGACGAATTTGGCGGTGGAACTGGGGTAGGGTTAACCATTGCCCGCAAAATTGTGGAACGTCACGGTGGTAGAATCTGGGTGGAATCTACACCAACTGTTGGTAGTACATTTTACTTCACCCTGTCAGCGGAGGCAAATATATGACTCAGATTTCAGTCTCCCCGATGCAGCAAACGCCACTACTTTTAATTGTCGAGGATAGCAACGAAGACTTTGAGGCACTGCAACGATTTTTAGGGCGATCTACCATTGCGATCGCTATTCAGAGGTGTGTAAATGGGGAACAAGCCTTGGCGTTTCTTTATCGATCTGGCAGCTATGTAGAGCGCCAGAGTGCGCCCCGTCCCGGCTTGATTCTGCTTGACTTGAACCTGCCTGGAACCGATGGACGAGAAGTGTTACGCCGGATTAAACAGGATGACAACTTGAAGATGATTCCGGTGGTGGTGTTTACTACCTCTAACAATCCTAAAGATATTGAAGTATGCTATCAATATGGTGTCAACAGCTATATTGTTAAACCAATCAATTTTGCTCAACTGAAAAGAGATATTCAAATGCTCGTGGAATATTGGTTTGAAGTAACGACATTGCCTGATTACTCGCAGGATTCGTTATGATAAAATCTTTAGATAGGTGAGGATTTTAGCGCTATTTTTAAAACACTAAGAGACTTCCAAATAAAAAAATATTCAATTAACTCTTGTGGGGTGGGCATTTTGCCCGCCCAGTCTATTAGGCGGGCAAGATGCCCACCCCACAACATTGGATAATTTATTTCTTGAAATTCCCTAATTTCTCTATGATAACCTGCGGAATGTGGGCTTTCACTCTATCCGCTCAATTAATTTTACGATGTCTCAGCAACAGTGCACCCTCCTAATTGTCGATGATTCGCCAGAAGATCGAGAACTATATCGGCGCTATTTGCTGCGCGATCGCGAATCTTCTTACACTATCCTAGAAGCAACGCTGGGACAACAAGGGCTAGAACTTTGGCAGCAACATCAGCCCGATGCTGTGTTGCTTGATTATCGATTACCTGACCTAGACGGACTGGAATTTTTAGCACAATTGCAACCCTCAACGCAGCAGCCTTGCCTACCTGTGATTGTCGTCACTGGGCAGGGCAATGAGGCGATCGCAGTTAAGGCGATCAAAGCGGGCGCACAAGATTATATTATCAAAGAGCAAATCACCCCAGAAGGGCTGCAAATAGCAGTCAATGGGGCAATTGAAACAGTCCGGCTACGTACCCAACTACAACAGCGTATTGAACGAGAGCGCGTAGTCTCACATATTACCCAGAAAATTCACCAATCGCTGAATCTGGATGAAATTCTTCAAACAACCGTAACCGAAGTGCGAGAATTTCTGCACACCGATCGCGTCTTAGTTTTTCAGTTAAAACCTGACGGAAATGGCACAGTCATAGCAGAATCAGTTGGGACACAGTGGCGATCGCTCCTCTCGTCTACCATGTACGATCCCTGCCTTGCTGAGAGCTACATTTTCTCGAATCGACCGCAACCTGTCAGGCACGATCCCGCCTCGAACGAGAATTATATCGAACGCTATTATCAGGGGCAAGTAACGGCAGTATCAGATATTCACGATCGCACTATTGACCCCTGCCACGCTGAATTATTGGCACAGTTTCAAGTCAAAGCTCATCTGGTTGTACCAATTCTGCAAGACAACCAGTTTTGGGGATTGCTAATTGCTCATCATTGTACCTCACCTCGATTTTGGCAGCCCTTAGAAATTGACTTGCTTAAAGAGTTGGCAACTCAGATGAGTATCGCCTTGCGACAGGCAGAACTGTATCAGCAGGCACAGCATGAACTAAAAGAACGCCAACAGGTAGAAGCAGAACTACGCCAGAGCGAAGAACGTCTGCGATTGGCACTATCAGCTTCGCGGATGGGAACGTGGAACTGGAACATCCAAACGGGAAAAATTTCCTGGTCGGATAACCTGGAAGCCTCATTTGGACTGGAGCCAGGAGAGTTTGACGGCTCATTCGAGATGTTTGCCGCGCGAATCCACCCTGACGATCGCGATCGCGTTCTGGCAGCCGTCGAGCGTGCCATCGCCACCGGAGAAGACTATGACATTGAATTTCGAGTGGTATATCCTAATGGCACGATTCGGTGGGCACTGAGTCAGGGTAAGGTATTCTACGACCAACACGGGCAACCAATTCAGATGGCGGGTATCGATCTCGATATCACCGAACGCAAACAGTCAGCCGAAACTCTGCGCGAGAGTGAGGAACGTTTTCGGCAGCTTGCAGAAAATATTGATGCGGTGTTCTGGATCAAAGAGGTGCAGGAAAATCGGGTCAGCTATGTTAGTCCTGCATATAAACGCCTGTGGGGATTGAACCCAGAGGAATTGTATCAAGGACAACAAGCATGGGTCGATTGTATCCACCCAGAAGACCGAGAAGCAATAGACAGAGCGTTTTCTGAAAAAGCTGTTGCAGGTAAATTTGATGAAGAATACCGAATTATTTTAGCCGATGGTAGTATTCGCTGGGTTCACGATCGCTGCTTTCCCCTTCGAGATGAAACCGGAGAGATTTATCGGTTTGCAGGTATTGCCGAAGACA
This portion of the Nostoc sp. GT001 genome encodes:
- a CDS encoding PAS domain-containing protein, producing MSQQQCTLLIVDDSPEDRELYRRYLLRDRESSYTILEATLGQQGLELWQQHQPDAVLLDYRLPDLDGLEFLAQLQPSTQQPCLPVIVVTGQGNEAIAVKAIKAGAQDYIIKEQITPEGLQIAVNGAIETVRLRTQLQQRIERERVVSHITQKIHQSLNLDEILQTTVTEVREFLHTDRVLVFQLKPDGNGTVIAESVGTQWRSLLSSTMYDPCLAESYIFSNRPQPVRHDPASNENYIERYYQGQVTAVSDIHDRTIDPCHAELLAQFQVKAHLVVPILQDNQFWGLLIAHHCTSPRFWQPLEIDLLKELATQMSIALRQAELYQQAQHELKERQQVEAELRQSEERLRLALSASRMGTWNWNIQTGKISWSDNLEASFGLEPGEFDGSFEMFAARIHPDDRDRVLAAVERAIATGEDYDIEFRVVYPNGTIRWALSQGKVFYDQHGQPIQMAGIDLDITERKQSAETLRESEERFRQLAENIDAVFWIKEVQENRVSYVSPAYKRLWGLNPEELYQGQQAWVDCIHPEDREAIDRAFSEKAVAGKFDEEYRIILADGSIRWVHDRCFPLRDETGEIYRFAGIAEDISERKQAEQALRDSEERLQMALEGSGGGLWDWNILTNEDYLSSRWLEMLGYEQGDLPGDFSAWERLIHPDDKVWVMERLNAHLHDDSVSYKFEYRMLTKSGDWKWIANHGKVVLRDRQGNPLRLSGIHHDISERKQAELALRKSEERFRTSVENMLDCFGVYRAVRNEQGQIVDFVTEYVNSAACFNNEMTYEQQIGYGLCELLPGHRESGLFNEYCQVVETGQPLIKDSLVYEDDYGQQRLVRAFDIRVAKFGDGFVATWRDITTRQQTEEALRQSEEFKNRILDSSSDCIKVLSLDGRLLYMNTGGLCLMEIDDLNAHLNNEWLCFWEGSSRQQAEEALAATKTGKVSIFSGYCPTVKGTPKWWEVVVSPILDASGRAGTNPIDFTRYYRSQKDRTPLAGERSPVEIGVQSDAIGIMGLGHYPQ
- a CDS encoding response regulator, which gives rise to MTQISVSPMQQTPLLLIVEDSNEDFEALQRFLGRSTIAIAIQRCVNGEQALAFLYRSGSYVERQSAPRPGLILLDLNLPGTDGREVLRRIKQDDNLKMIPVVVFTTSNNPKDIEVCYQYGVNSYIVKPINFAQLKRDIQMLVEYWFEVTTLPDYSQDSL